The proteins below come from a single Geobacillus thermoleovorans genomic window:
- the hepT gene encoding type VII toxin-antitoxin system HepT family RNase toxin — MYFVDRKKLEETLSYMEQMLDRYKAEERWDEPLQQLALERIAHIVIEAVLDVGNAMIDGFIMRDPGSYNDIIDILADEQVISPADADRLKAFIAHRKMLVHEYARVDHAKLLADLNEHLPALEAYPKAVRAYLENELGPVSAFRN, encoded by the coding sequence ATGTATTTTGTCGATCGCAAAAAACTGGAAGAAACGCTCAGCTACATGGAACAAATGCTGGACCGTTACAAGGCCGAGGAGCGATGGGACGAGCCGCTTCAGCAATTGGCGCTCGAACGGATCGCTCATATCGTCATCGAGGCGGTGTTGGACGTCGGCAACGCCATGATCGACGGGTTTATTATGCGCGACCCGGGCAGCTATAACGACATCATCGATATTTTGGCTGACGAACAGGTGATCTCGCCGGCGGATGCTGACCGATTGAAAGCGTTCATTGCCCATCGGAAAATGCTTGTGCACGAATATGCGCGCGTCGATCACGCGAAATTGCTCGCCGATCTGAACGAACATTTGCCGGCGCTGGAGGCGTATCCGAAGGCGGTGCGCGCTTACCTTGAAAACGAGCTCGGCCCGGTGTCGGCGTTTCGCAATTGA
- a CDS encoding YhcN/YlaJ family sporulation lipoprotein, which translates to MRRPWLAVMFGAAVALAGCAQTAQDENTDIYKRSGNTINVTDRNELYNENGVPNGDDTPMNNFGYVRHQKSPILGDANGYNDMPSFNREKAADLISKLCTQLPGVKDVATLVTDEEVLVVYDADTNNRQQTADQVKKTALSVVPRYYHVYVADNPQLMKDIERFGRLDSNTRNIDQILDATIQRMLKYPQGKKLSDGENENGEMINETNDELDRDFRDGTPRATKAGR; encoded by the coding sequence ATGAGACGACCATGGTTGGCCGTTATGTTCGGAGCGGCCGTCGCCCTAGCCGGCTGCGCGCAGACGGCTCAGGACGAAAACACCGATATTTACAAGCGGAGCGGCAACACGATCAATGTCACCGACCGCAACGAGCTGTACAATGAAAACGGGGTGCCCAACGGCGATGACACGCCGATGAACAACTTCGGCTACGTCCGCCATCAAAAAAGCCCGATCCTCGGCGATGCAAACGGCTATAACGACATGCCGTCCTTCAACCGCGAGAAAGCGGCTGATTTAATCAGCAAATTGTGCACCCAGCTGCCGGGCGTCAAAGACGTCGCCACGCTCGTCACGGATGAGGAAGTGCTCGTCGTGTATGACGCGGACACGAACAACCGGCAGCAAACGGCCGATCAAGTGAAAAAAACAGCGCTTTCCGTCGTTCCCCGCTACTACCATGTGTATGTCGCCGACAATCCGCAGCTGATGAAGGACATTGAGCGCTTCGGGCGCCTTGATTCGAACACGCGCAACATCGACCAAATTCTCGATGCGACGATTCAGCGGATGTTGAAATATCCGCAAGGGAAAAAACTGAGCGACGGGGAAAATGAAAACGGCGAAATGATCAACGAAACAAACGATGAATTAGACCGCGATTTCCGCGACGGCACGCCGCGGGCGACGAAAGCGGGGCGCTAG
- a CDS encoding YutD family protein: MICINNHCYELVENVKNAFNEEAFRARYADILAKYDYIVGDWGYNQLRLRGFFDDHNQKATYDTKISTLSEYLYEYCNFGCAYFVLRKVKR, encoded by the coding sequence GTGATTTGCATTAACAATCATTGTTACGAACTGGTGGAAAATGTGAAAAACGCCTTTAATGAAGAAGCCTTTCGCGCCCGATATGCGGACATTTTGGCGAAGTACGACTACATTGTCGGGGATTGGGGATACAACCAGCTCCGGTTGCGCGGGTTTTTTGACGACCATAACCAAAAAGCGACGTACGATACGAAAATCAGCACGTTGTCCGAATATTTGTATGAATATTGCAACTTCGGCTGCGCGTATTTTGTGCTGCGCAAGGTGAAACGATAA
- a CDS encoding 2-hydroxyacid dehydrogenase, which translates to MTKPYVFITRKLPEDVVAPLLAIAEVEMWPHEDMAVPHDVLVEKAKRATAILPMVSDPIDEDVLSAGSALRVVANMGVGYDNIDVAAAAHRGILVCNTPDVLTDTTADLTFALLLATARRLVEAAMFLKEGKWKSWSPFLLAGADVHHKTIGIVGMGNIGQAVAKRAKGFDMNILYYNRSRRPEAEEKLGAVYRPFADLLSESDFVVCLTPLTSETRHLFNREAFRQMKKSAIFINAARGAVVDEQALYEALVGGEIAAAGLDVFEHEPVAADHPLVSLPNVVALPHIGSATYETRRAMMTLARDNIIAVLEGRPPLTPVNRIS; encoded by the coding sequence ATGACGAAGCCGTATGTATTCATTACGCGAAAATTGCCCGAGGACGTGGTCGCGCCGCTTTTGGCCATCGCTGAAGTAGAGATGTGGCCCCATGAAGATATGGCCGTGCCACACGATGTGCTCGTGGAAAAGGCGAAACGGGCGACGGCCATCTTGCCGATGGTGTCTGATCCGATCGATGAAGACGTCTTGTCCGCCGGTTCGGCGCTCCGAGTCGTCGCCAATATGGGCGTCGGCTACGATAACATTGATGTAGCGGCGGCGGCCCATCGAGGCATTCTCGTTTGCAATACACCCGATGTATTGACCGATACGACGGCCGATTTGACGTTTGCGCTTTTATTGGCCACCGCCCGCCGCCTTGTCGAAGCGGCTATGTTTTTGAAAGAAGGGAAATGGAAAAGCTGGAGTCCGTTTTTGCTTGCGGGCGCCGATGTCCATCATAAAACGATCGGCATCGTCGGCATGGGGAACATCGGCCAGGCAGTGGCGAAACGGGCGAAGGGGTTTGACATGAACATTCTGTATTACAACCGCTCCCGCCGTCCGGAGGCGGAAGAGAAGCTTGGCGCCGTCTATCGTCCGTTCGCCGACTTGCTTTCAGAGAGCGATTTTGTCGTCTGCTTGACGCCGCTCACCTCCGAGACGCGCCATTTGTTCAACCGCGAGGCGTTCCGGCAAATGAAGAAGTCCGCGATTTTCATTAACGCGGCGCGCGGAGCGGTCGTCGATGAACAGGCGTTGTATGAGGCGCTGGTCGGCGGGGAGATCGCCGCGGCGGGATTGGATGTATTTGAACACGAGCCGGTCGCGGCCGATCATCCGCTCGTTTCGCTTCCGAACGTCGTCGCCTTGCCGCATATCGGCAGCGCCACGTACGAAACGCGGCGCGCCATGATGACATTGGCGCGCGACAATATCATCGCCGTGCTCGAAGGACGGCCGCCGCTGACGCCTGTGAACCGGATCTCATAA
- the thrC gene encoding threonine synthase yields MAWKGLLDAYGDFLPLSAATPRLSLCEGNTPLIPLPRLSEELGIALYVKVEGANPTGSFKDRGMVMAVAKAKEEGSHTIICASTGNTSASAAAYAARAGMRCLVVVPNGKIALGKLAQAAMYGAEIFAIDGNFDEALKMVRRLSETAPITLVNSVNPYRIEGQKTAAFEVCDQLGRAPDVLAIPVGNAGNITAYWKGFKEYHEAKGTGLPQMRGFEAEGAAAIVRNRVIEQPETVATAIRIGNPASWDKAVEAASESRGKIDEVSDAEILAAYKRLARTEGIFAEPASCAAIAGVIKQRERNEIERGSLVVAVLTGNGLKDPAIALETAAIEPIVLPNDEQVVLEHLQGVVRA; encoded by the coding sequence ATGGCATGGAAAGGGCTGCTTGACGCCTACGGCGATTTTTTGCCGCTCTCTGCGGCGACGCCGAGGCTGTCGCTTTGCGAAGGGAATACGCCGCTCATCCCGCTGCCGCGCTTGTCGGAGGAGCTCGGCATTGCGCTCTATGTCAAGGTCGAAGGGGCGAACCCGACCGGTTCGTTTAAAGACCGCGGCATGGTGATGGCGGTGGCCAAGGCGAAAGAGGAAGGAAGCCATACGATCATCTGCGCCTCAACCGGCAATACATCGGCTTCAGCGGCCGCCTACGCGGCGCGCGCCGGCATGCGCTGCCTCGTCGTCGTTCCGAACGGCAAGATCGCCCTCGGCAAGTTGGCGCAAGCCGCCATGTACGGCGCGGAAATTTTTGCGATTGACGGCAACTTTGACGAGGCGCTGAAGATGGTGCGCCGGTTGAGCGAAACGGCGCCGATTACGCTCGTCAACTCGGTCAATCCGTACCGGATCGAAGGGCAAAAAACGGCGGCGTTTGAAGTGTGCGACCAGCTTGGGCGCGCCCCGGACGTGCTCGCCATTCCAGTCGGCAACGCCGGCAACATCACCGCCTATTGGAAAGGGTTTAAGGAGTACCATGAAGCGAAAGGAACGGGCTTGCCGCAAATGCGCGGCTTTGAAGCGGAAGGAGCGGCGGCGATCGTCCGCAACCGGGTGATTGAACAGCCGGAGACGGTGGCGACCGCGATCCGCATCGGCAATCCGGCGAGCTGGGACAAAGCGGTCGAGGCGGCGAGCGAGTCGCGCGGGAAAATTGATGAGGTGAGCGACGCAGAAATTTTGGCCGCCTACAAGCGGCTCGCCCGGACGGAAGGCATTTTTGCCGAACCGGCGTCATGCGCGGCGATCGCCGGGGTGATCAAGCAGCGCGAACGGAACGAAATCGAACGCGGCAGCCTCGTCGTCGCGGTTCTCACTGGCAACGGATTGAAAGACCCGGCCATCGCCTTGGAGACCGCGGCGATCGAACCGATCGTGCTGCCGAACGATGAACAAGTTGTCTTGGAGCATTTGCAAGGGGTTGTCCGGGCATGA
- a CDS encoding NAD(P)/FAD-dependent oxidoreductase, whose product MRQLVLLGGGYGNMRILQRLLPDELPNDIHIILIDRVPYHCLKTEYYALAAGTVSDHHIRVPFPEHPQLVYQFGEVVSIDLDQQLVHLKDGSSVRYDDVVIGLGCEDKYHGVPGAEAHTYSIQSIDKARAAYEALNNLPPKATVGIVGAGLSGVELASELAESRPDLHIKLFDRGERILPMFPKRLSDYVEGWFVEHKVEIVRNSNVTKVEPGVLYNHDEPVKCDVIVWTAGIQPNRVVRELNVEKDKQGRVVLTKRHHIPGYENAYVVGDCASLPHSPSAQLAEAQAEQIVQVLQKRWNGEEPPSEFPPIKLKGILGSLGKKHGFGLLADRPLTGRVPRLLKSGILWMYKHHHGY is encoded by the coding sequence ATGAGACAACTTGTATTGCTTGGCGGAGGATACGGCAATATGCGCATTTTGCAGCGCCTCCTCCCGGACGAATTGCCAAACGACATTCATATTATCCTCATCGACCGCGTTCCGTACCATTGTTTAAAAACGGAATATTACGCCTTGGCCGCGGGAACGGTCAGCGACCATCACATCCGCGTCCCGTTTCCGGAACATCCGCAGCTTGTGTACCAATTCGGCGAAGTCGTCTCGATTGATCTCGACCAGCAGCTCGTCCATTTAAAGGATGGGAGCAGCGTCCGCTACGATGATGTCGTGATCGGATTGGGCTGCGAAGACAAATACCACGGGGTGCCGGGCGCCGAGGCGCATACGTACAGCATCCAGTCGATCGATAAGGCGCGCGCCGCCTATGAAGCGCTGAACAATTTGCCGCCGAAAGCGACGGTCGGCATCGTCGGCGCGGGATTGAGCGGCGTCGAGCTGGCCAGCGAACTGGCGGAGAGCCGTCCGGACTTGCACATCAAGCTGTTTGACCGCGGTGAGCGCATTTTGCCGATGTTTCCGAAACGGTTGAGCGATTATGTGGAAGGATGGTTCGTTGAACACAAGGTGGAAATCGTCCGCAACTCCAACGTCACGAAAGTCGAACCTGGCGTCTTGTACAACCACGACGAGCCGGTCAAGTGCGACGTCATCGTCTGGACGGCCGGCATTCAGCCCAACCGCGTCGTCCGCGAACTGAATGTCGAAAAGGACAAGCAAGGCCGCGTGGTGCTGACGAAGCGCCATCACATCCCCGGCTATGAAAACGCCTACGTCGTCGGCGACTGTGCGAGCCTGCCGCATTCCCCGAGCGCCCAGCTCGCTGAAGCGCAAGCCGAGCAAATCGTCCAAGTGCTGCAAAAGCGGTGGAACGGCGAAGAACCACCGAGCGAATTCCCGCCGATCAAATTAAAAGGCATTCTCGGCTCGCTCGGCAAAAAGCACGGCTTCGGCTTGCTCGCCGACCGCCCGCTCACCGGCCGGGTGCCGCGTTTGTTGAAATCAGGCATTTTGTGGATGTACAAGCATCACCATGGGTACTGA
- the yutH gene encoding spore coat putative kinase YutH — MEEWVREQYGMRVERLERSGRHAAFWHRQERFLLVPADGQSEAEMEERQRMSRYLRAKGVDGVGELVKTTSGTYIASYNGQPLALVRAPLPAARFRSLGRELAVMHECGRTCPWPIVACRRIGQWRELWAKRIDQMEAFWSSKLASGPSSLFDRLFIESFPYYLGLAENAVQYVADTEIDEEPGRIDYAAFCHERLPEAKWVGGIEAKLPTDWVYDHCARDLAEWVRHLYEKSGLGCQRAVRQFFQEYEHAAPLSPFAWRLVYARLLFPLSYFECVEAYYIAVDESERTRREGELRRLLDRSHEYERFLAAFAKIAGISNRIRLPAVEWLPPA, encoded by the coding sequence ATGGAAGAATGGGTGCGTGAACAGTATGGCATGCGCGTCGAGAGGTTGGAGCGAAGCGGACGGCATGCGGCCTTTTGGCATCGGCAGGAGCGTTTTTTGCTCGTTCCCGCCGATGGGCAAAGCGAAGCGGAAATGGAAGAGCGCCAGCGAATGAGCCGCTATTTGCGGGCAAAAGGAGTGGACGGCGTCGGAGAACTGGTCAAAACGACGTCCGGAACGTATATCGCTTCCTATAATGGACAGCCGTTGGCGCTCGTTCGCGCTCCGCTTCCGGCGGCTCGCTTTCGTTCGCTCGGAAGGGAATTGGCGGTGATGCATGAATGCGGGAGAACATGTCCATGGCCGATCGTCGCCTGCCGGCGCATCGGCCAATGGCGGGAGCTGTGGGCGAAGCGGATCGATCAAATGGAGGCGTTTTGGTCGAGCAAGCTCGCTTCCGGGCCGTCGTCGCTGTTTGATCGTCTGTTTATCGAATCGTTCCCGTATTATTTAGGCTTGGCGGAAAACGCGGTGCAATACGTGGCGGACACGGAGATTGACGAAGAACCAGGGCGCATCGATTACGCGGCATTTTGCCATGAGCGTCTCCCCGAGGCGAAGTGGGTTGGGGGGATCGAAGCGAAGCTGCCGACCGACTGGGTGTATGACCATTGCGCCCGCGATTTGGCGGAATGGGTGCGCCATTTGTACGAAAAGAGCGGACTTGGCTGTCAGCGGGCGGTGCGGCAGTTTTTTCAAGAGTATGAACATGCGGCGCCGCTGTCGCCGTTTGCTTGGAGACTCGTTTACGCCAGGTTGTTGTTTCCGCTTTCCTATTTTGAATGTGTCGAGGCATATTATATCGCTGTGGATGAGAGCGAACGGACAAGGCGGGAGGGGGAGTTGCGGCGCTTGCTCGATCGATCGCATGAATATGAACGATTTTTGGCCGCGTTTGCCAAGATCGCCGGCATCTCGAACCGCATCCGCCTGCCGGCGGTCGAGTGGCTGCCGCCGGCGTAA
- a CDS encoding homoserine dehydrogenase — MEKPILVGLLGLGTVGSGVVKIIENHQEKLMHQVGCPVKVKKILVRDVQKPRDVAVDPSLLTTSAAEVIDDPDIDVIIEVMGGIEETKELLLRALRQGKHVVTANKDLMAVYGSELLRVAAEYRCDLFYEASVAGGIPILRSLVDGLASDRITKLMGIVNGTTNYILTKMSQNGASYEDVLAEAQALGFAEADPTSDVEGLDAARKMAILARLGFSMDIDLDDVQVKGITQVTEEDLNYGKRLGYTMKLIGIAQRDGQKVEVSVQPTFLPDSHPLASVHNEYNAVYVYGEAVGETMFYGPGAGSLPTATAVVSDLVAVMKNMRLGVNGRYAVAPQYEKQLKTPAEIFSKYFLRIHVKDQVGAFAKITTLFSERGVSFEKILQLPLKEDGLAEIVIVTHDASQQDYEDILQQLGDLEIVERVQSSYRVEGEKR, encoded by the coding sequence ATGGAAAAACCAATTTTGGTCGGATTGTTAGGATTAGGAACGGTCGGGAGCGGCGTGGTCAAAATTATTGAAAACCATCAGGAAAAGTTGATGCATCAAGTCGGGTGCCCGGTGAAGGTGAAAAAAATCCTTGTCCGGGATGTACAGAAACCGCGTGATGTCGCCGTTGACCCGTCGCTCCTTACGACGAGTGCGGCTGAGGTGATTGACGATCCAGACATTGATGTCATCATCGAAGTGATGGGCGGCATTGAGGAGACAAAAGAGCTGCTATTGCGGGCGCTGCGCCAAGGGAAGCATGTCGTGACCGCCAATAAAGACTTAATGGCCGTCTACGGGTCGGAGCTGCTTCGGGTGGCGGCGGAATACCGCTGCGATTTGTTTTATGAAGCGAGCGTCGCCGGCGGCATTCCGATTTTGCGCAGCTTGGTTGACGGCTTGGCGTCGGACCGGATTACGAAGCTCATGGGCATTGTGAACGGGACGACGAACTACATTTTGACGAAAATGTCGCAAAACGGCGCTTCCTATGAGGACGTGCTCGCTGAAGCGCAGGCGCTCGGGTTTGCGGAAGCCGATCCGACGTCAGACGTCGAAGGGCTGGATGCGGCGCGGAAAATGGCGATTTTGGCCCGCCTTGGCTTTTCCATGGACATCGACTTGGACGATGTGCAAGTGAAAGGCATCACTCAAGTGACGGAGGAAGACTTGAACTACGGGAAGCGGCTCGGCTACACGATGAAATTGATCGGCATCGCCCAGCGCGACGGGCAGAAGGTCGAGGTGAGCGTCCAGCCGACGTTTTTGCCGGATTCGCATCCGTTGGCGTCCGTGCACAACGAATACAATGCGGTGTACGTATACGGCGAAGCGGTCGGAGAGACGATGTTTTACGGGCCGGGGGCCGGGAGCTTGCCGACGGCGACGGCGGTTGTCTCCGACTTGGTCGCGGTGATGAAAAATATGCGCCTTGGCGTCAACGGCCGCTATGCCGTCGCGCCGCAATATGAAAAGCAGTTGAAGACGCCGGCGGAAATTTTCTCGAAATACTTTTTGCGCATTCATGTCAAAGACCAGGTCGGCGCGTTTGCCAAAATTACGACGCTGTTTTCCGAGCGCGGGGTGAGCTTTGAGAAAATTTTGCAATTGCCGCTGAAAGAGGATGGCCTAGCGGAAATCGTCATCGTTACGCATGACGCCTCACAGCAAGACTACGAAGACATTTTGCAGCAGCTCGGCGATTTGGAAATCGTCGAACGGGTGCAAAGCTCGTATCGAGTGGAAGGAGAGAAACGGTAA
- a CDS encoding TIGR01457 family HAD-type hydrolase yields MKRYNGYLIDLDGTMYRGTECIAEARTFVNELHRRGIPYLFVTNNSSRTPAQVAEKLRSFGVPAEEKHVFTTSQATANYIFEKKPDASVYVIGEEGLQTALADKGFRLAGEDADVVVIGIDRQITYEKFAVACLAVRNGAMFISTNGDIALPTERGLLPGNGALTSVVAVSTQVKPTFIGKPEKIIMEQALKVLGVPKEDVLMIGDYYETDILAGMNAGIDTLLVHTGVTTKEMLARYERMPTYTADSLLEWLDRL; encoded by the coding sequence TTGAAACGATACAACGGCTACCTCATCGATTTGGACGGGACGATGTACCGCGGCACCGAATGCATCGCTGAGGCGCGTACGTTTGTCAACGAGCTGCACCGCCGTGGCATTCCGTATTTGTTTGTCACGAACAATTCGTCGCGCACACCGGCGCAAGTGGCGGAAAAATTGCGTTCGTTCGGCGTGCCGGCCGAGGAGAAGCATGTGTTTACGACAAGCCAGGCGACGGCGAATTACATTTTTGAAAAAAAACCGGATGCTTCCGTGTATGTGATCGGTGAAGAAGGGCTCCAAACCGCCTTGGCGGACAAAGGATTCCGTTTGGCCGGCGAAGATGCGGATGTCGTCGTCATCGGGATTGACCGGCAAATTACATACGAAAAGTTCGCTGTCGCTTGTCTCGCTGTCCGAAATGGAGCGATGTTCATCTCAACCAACGGCGACATCGCCTTGCCGACGGAGCGGGGGCTGCTTCCGGGCAACGGGGCGCTGACGTCGGTCGTCGCTGTATCGACGCAGGTGAAGCCGACATTTATCGGCAAGCCGGAAAAAATCATTATGGAGCAGGCGCTCAAAGTGCTTGGCGTCCCGAAGGAGGACGTGCTGATGATCGGCGACTATTATGAAACCGACATTTTAGCCGGCATGAACGCTGGCATTGATACGCTTTTAGTCCATACGGGCGTTACGACAAAAGAAATGCTCGCCCGCTACGAACGGATGCCGACGTATACGGCTGATTCACTTTTGGAATGGCTTGACCGCTTGTAA
- a CDS encoding NifU family protein, with protein sequence MEMTDQEIKEQVQEVLDKLRPFLLRDGGDCELVDVEDGVVKLRLLGACGSCPSSTITLKAGIERALFEEVPGVVEVEQVF encoded by the coding sequence ATGGAAATGACGGATCAAGAAATCAAAGAACAAGTGCAAGAAGTTTTAGATAAACTGCGTCCGTTCCTGCTTCGCGACGGCGGCGACTGCGAACTCGTCGATGTCGAAGACGGCGTCGTGAAACTTCGCCTCCTCGGCGCGTGCGGCAGCTGCCCGAGCTCGACGATTACGCTCAAAGCCGGAATTGAGCGCGCCTTGTTTGAAGAAGTGCCGGGCGTCGTCGAAGTGGAACAAGTGTTTTAA
- a CDS encoding phosphatidylglycerophosphatase A family protein, producing the protein MSEFIMNNLEQTARRWLEERGVTVEKIAELVYYLQSKYHPDLTMEECIENVNRVISKREVQNAILTGIQLDKLAEDGRLDEPLQSIIRRDEGLYGVDEILALSIVNVYGSIGFTNYGYIDKQKPGILQYLNDKSTGKCNTFLDDIVGAIAAAASSRLAHRAANAE; encoded by the coding sequence ATGAGCGAATTCATTATGAACAATCTGGAACAAACGGCTCGGCGCTGGCTTGAGGAACGGGGGGTGACCGTGGAAAAAATTGCGGAGCTCGTTTATTACTTGCAATCAAAATATCATCCCGATTTAACGATGGAGGAGTGCATCGAAAACGTCAACCGCGTCATTTCGAAACGCGAAGTGCAAAATGCGATTCTAACCGGCATCCAATTGGATAAACTCGCCGAAGACGGTCGGCTCGATGAACCGCTGCAGTCGATCATCCGCCGCGATGAAGGGCTGTATGGCGTCGACGAAATTTTGGCGCTGTCAATCGTCAATGTGTACGGATCGATCGGGTTTACGAACTACGGATATATCGATAAGCAAAAACCGGGCATTTTGCAATATTTAAATGATAAATCGACCGGCAAATGCAACACGTTTTTGGACGACATTGTCGGCGCCATCGCCGCAGCGGCGTCAAGCCGCCTGGCGCATCGGGCCGCCAATGCGGAGTAA
- the thrB gene encoding homoserine kinase translates to MKEDEMLKIVVPGSTANLGPGFDSIGLAVNRYLTLDVRLADAWSFAPKTAEVSGIPRGTDNLVYQVAAETADVYGRRLPSCAVDVYSDIPFTRGLGSSAAAVVAGIELADALLGLQLPREQKMELATRYEGHPDNVGASLYGGLVIGCFREAGVDVVHIPQLDVELVAIIPEYELETKKARGQLPEQWPRERAVEASAVSNVLVAALLTKNWELAGRMMAADLFHQPYRRQLVPELERAEALALEYGAIGAALSGAGPTVLVFAEPGQGERLARRLRPHFPTCEIARLSVEPRGSRVYKLAFEA, encoded by the coding sequence ATGAAAGAAGACGAGATGTTGAAGATCGTCGTGCCGGGAAGCACGGCGAACCTAGGGCCCGGGTTTGACTCGATCGGGCTAGCGGTCAATCGCTATTTGACGCTTGACGTCCGCTTGGCGGATGCGTGGTCGTTTGCGCCGAAAACGGCGGAAGTGAGCGGCATTCCGCGCGGGACGGACAATTTGGTGTATCAAGTGGCGGCGGAGACGGCGGACGTTTACGGCCGCCGGCTGCCGAGCTGTGCAGTCGATGTGTACAGCGACATTCCGTTTACGCGCGGGCTCGGGAGCAGCGCGGCGGCGGTCGTCGCCGGCATTGAGCTCGCCGACGCGCTGCTTGGGCTTCAGTTGCCGCGCGAGCAAAAGATGGAATTGGCGACCCGATACGAAGGACATCCGGACAATGTCGGCGCCTCGTTGTACGGGGGGCTTGTCATCGGCTGCTTCCGCGAGGCGGGCGTGGATGTCGTCCATATTCCACAATTGGATGTGGAGCTTGTCGCTATTATTCCGGAGTATGAACTAGAAACGAAAAAAGCGCGCGGGCAGCTGCCGGAACAATGGCCGAGAGAGCGGGCGGTCGAGGCGAGCGCCGTCAGCAACGTTCTCGTCGCCGCGTTGCTCACGAAAAACTGGGAGCTTGCCGGCCGGATGATGGCCGCCGATCTGTTCCATCAGCCGTATCGGAGACAGCTCGTTCCGGAACTCGAGCGGGCGGAGGCGCTCGCTCTTGAATACGGAGCGATCGGTGCGGCGCTGAGCGGAGCGGGGCCGACGGTGCTCGTCTTTGCCGAACCGGGCCAAGGAGAGCGGCTCGCGCGCCGGCTGCGCCCGCATTTTCCGACGTGCGAAATCGCGCGTCTTTCCGTCGAGCCGCGCGGCAGCCGCGTCTACAAGCTGGCGTTTGAAGCTTGA
- a CDS encoding DUF3055 domain-containing protein, translated as MMGERFYLYDDTVEAAVRFVSFVGERQRFDLALIETDRFYGKWLVLDLQSNRFAILGRDDLEEPGYIEHAYQLHEQDANDLRAFLEEYLS; from the coding sequence ATGATGGGTGAACGGTTTTATTTATACGACGACACCGTCGAAGCGGCCGTCCGCTTCGTCAGCTTTGTCGGCGAGCGGCAGCGGTTTGATTTGGCGCTCATCGAAACGGATCGTTTTTACGGGAAGTGGCTCGTGCTCGACTTGCAAAGCAACCGCTTTGCCATTCTCGGGCGCGACGATTTGGAGGAGCCAGGCTATATCGAGCACGCTTACCAGCTTCATGAACAAGATGCCAACGATTTGCGCGCCTTTTTGGAGGAGTATCTCTCATAA
- a CDS encoding YuzD family protein, which translates to MTFKPVEICVYGADVICPACVQLPSSKETYEWLEAALRRKYPDQPFVMTYVDIFAPPADDEEKRELAQTIVEEDWVYPVVVIEGNVVAEGNPRLKAICAEMEKFGYQPSTPEGKKAE; encoded by the coding sequence ATGACATTCAAGCCGGTTGAAATTTGTGTGTACGGGGCCGACGTCATTTGCCCGGCATGCGTGCAGCTGCCGTCGTCGAAAGAAACGTACGAGTGGCTCGAGGCCGCGCTGCGCCGCAAGTATCCGGATCAGCCGTTTGTGATGACGTACGTCGACATTTTTGCGCCGCCGGCCGATGACGAGGAGAAGCGGGAGCTCGCGCAGACGATCGTCGAAGAAGATTGGGTGTATCCGGTCGTGGTGATCGAAGGAAACGTCGTCGCCGAAGGCAACCCGCGGCTCAAAGCGATTTGTGCAGAAATGGAAAAATTCGGGTATCAACCGTCGACGCCGGAAGGGAAAAAGGCGGAATGA